One stretch of Candidatus Poribacteria bacterium DNA includes these proteins:
- a CDS encoding tetratricopeptide repeat protein has protein sequence EWEQAAAAYKKAMDMTTQSWERNEVSTELVKIYAQLGQIDTAIDLYKTLSRSGLSGMSINWSGPTGFQIYFAGDKARESLINTYRNQGKLDDLLTYFETQGGETAEDSTRLEITAEIHRTRGDYAKAAESYQALGKVQPGNIRSFYYAAAAFNKNSEQELAQTILNEGEAALSADIQWNQDMWRLTALGSICLEGELYNPAIKFIEDAIMHAGRYGGGGHERQQLYNMLAQSYIGMERYEEAMNAYQELENTAQDDGMRQIARDGMRRAYRAGNLHEKMVAERTQAVENNPEDPDALFALAQTYEWNDMHDKAIAAYERANQLNPDSTVILAPLAKLYTETAPEKAKVLYKHLIELADEPSDRFQKWWLLIEVYKKLGELDTAVAELRDFAGPATEEFEREAALRLLWGIYEDEKQKGERVAVFKELASQIGENATVYELLGDAYKAVENQEKASVAYTQWVEFRQKEIDRGGRNWDYYSLAEQLLRKEIMPEKALEFAKRVTQTHPNPHYDALLGEAYLLNEQYEEAEKSFKRALTNPDNPFDTTTIWPHLKRASKNVKDEGRFIELMEVLTGTVLLDATERMHANLVLSTFYHERNQAEEAERYMRKSGVVPEGAWWILGPFDNAGGVGYNRAYIPEDAVEINKTAAYEGTDGKIGWEQRADETLDGIVDLAPIFGFGNLNPVLGDMEQPNPQLDTVLAYAWTTVNAPDERQARIWISAHNPAKVWSNGEEVSKINQDQQPMSDNQHTVPVTLQAGENSILVKLCGRRWGWKLQLWLTDVDGFPFEDLEYINSPTIQQSVEE, from the coding sequence GCGAATGGGAACAAGCTGCAGCAGCCTATAAGAAAGCAATGGACATGACCACGCAGAGCTGGGAGAGAAATGAGGTTTCTACAGAGTTGGTAAAAATCTATGCGCAACTGGGACAGATCGATACCGCTATTGACCTCTATAAAACCCTATCCCGGTCCGGTTTAAGTGGCATGTCTATAAATTGGTCAGGTCCAACGGGCTTCCAGATCTACTTTGCCGGCGATAAAGCACGCGAATCCCTGATTAATACCTATCGGAATCAGGGCAAGCTGGATGACCTTCTCACCTACTTCGAGACGCAGGGCGGGGAAACAGCTGAAGATTCAACGAGACTCGAAATAACTGCCGAAATCCACCGGACGCGTGGGGACTATGCAAAAGCTGCCGAAAGCTACCAAGCTCTTGGCAAAGTCCAACCCGGCAATATTCGGAGCTTTTACTACGCAGCTGCAGCTTTCAATAAGAATAGCGAACAGGAACTGGCACAAACAATATTGAATGAGGGAGAAGCTGCCCTCTCTGCTGACATACAGTGGAATCAAGATATGTGGCGTTTGACAGCACTTGGGAGTATCTGCCTTGAGGGAGAGCTATACAATCCGGCAATTAAGTTCATTGAAGACGCTATCATGCATGCTGGACGTTACGGCGGTGGTGGTCACGAGCGCCAACAACTGTATAATATGCTTGCTCAGAGCTATATCGGCATGGAACGCTATGAAGAGGCGATGAATGCCTATCAGGAGTTAGAAAATACCGCTCAGGATGATGGGATGCGACAGATAGCGCGAGATGGGATGCGCAGGGCATACAGGGCGGGCAATCTGCATGAGAAGATGGTTGCCGAGCGGACGCAGGCTGTTGAAAACAATCCCGAGGATCCGGATGCTCTCTTCGCCCTAGCGCAAACCTACGAATGGAACGATATGCACGACAAGGCAATCGCCGCTTACGAACGCGCTAACCAGTTGAATCCTGATAGCACCGTTATCTTAGCACCGTTGGCAAAGCTGTATACCGAGACCGCTCCTGAAAAGGCGAAAGTTCTCTACAAACACCTCATTGAACTGGCAGATGAGCCTAGCGACCGTTTCCAGAAGTGGTGGCTGTTGATTGAAGTGTACAAGAAGCTAGGCGAGCTCGACACTGCCGTCGCAGAGCTGCGTGACTTTGCCGGACCAGCTACGGAAGAGTTTGAACGTGAGGCAGCGCTCCGCTTACTCTGGGGTATCTACGAAGATGAAAAACAGAAAGGCGAAAGAGTTGCTGTTTTTAAAGAGCTTGCATCACAAATTGGAGAAAATGCAACCGTGTATGAACTGCTCGGAGATGCTTACAAAGCGGTCGAGAATCAAGAAAAAGCGAGCGTAGCTTACACTCAATGGGTTGAATTCCGTCAAAAAGAAATAGATCGGGGTGGACGCAATTGGGACTACTACAGTCTTGCGGAACAGTTGCTCCGAAAGGAGATCATGCCCGAAAAAGCACTTGAATTCGCCAAACGTGTTACGCAAACACACCCTAACCCACATTACGACGCGCTGTTGGGAGAGGCGTACCTCCTTAACGAACAATATGAGGAAGCTGAGAAGAGTTTCAAACGAGCACTGACCAACCCTGATAATCCTTTCGATACAACAACGATATGGCCGCATCTGAAGCGGGCGAGCAAAAATGTGAAGGATGAGGGACGGTTTATAGAGCTGATGGAGGTCTTAACGGGAACTGTACTCCTTGATGCAACTGAACGGATGCACGCAAATTTGGTGTTGTCGACGTTCTACCACGAACGCAATCAGGCCGAAGAAGCGGAACGATACATGCGGAAATCGGGGGTTGTGCCTGAAGGCGCGTGGTGGATTCTCGGTCCCTTTGACAATGCAGGCGGTGTCGGCTATAATAGAGCCTACATACCGGAGGATGCCGTGGAGATCAACAAGACTGCGGCATACGAAGGCACAGATGGAAAAATCGGTTGGGAACAGAGAGCGGATGAAACCCTTGATGGCATCGTTGATTTGGCACCGATTTTTGGTTTCGGGAATTTAAATCCGGTACTAGGGGACATGGAACAGCCAAATCCTCAACTTGACACCGTACTTGCCTACGCTTGGACGACGGTCAATGCTCCTGACGAACGGCAGGCGCGAATCTGGATCTCCGCCCACAACCCCGCGAAAGTTTGGTCCAACGGGGAAGAGGTTTCCAAAATTAACCAGGACCAGCAGCCTATGTCTGATAATCAACACACGGTCCCCGTGACGCTCCAAGCCGGGGAAAACAGCATCCTCGTCAAACTCTGTGGACGGCGGTGGGGATGGAAACTCCAGTTGTGGTTGACGGACGTGGATGGCTTCCCATTTGAGGATTTGGAATATATAAATTCGCCGACGATTCAACAGTCGGTGGAGGAATGA
- a CDS encoding class I SAM-dependent methyltransferase has product MIYPIIITTVGLFLLSPIVSSQGEGESDYDRDMYIYGKEPAAFLKQKLDGLKKGKALVLAMGEGRNAVYLAQNGFDVTGVDISEVAIEKCNKLAKERNTTVNAVVADLTDYDMGTGQFDLITKFYYYEPSIFPQIIDALKPGGMFILEQFSIDHLKYRETSSFGPRNPDYLIKPNELLEHFKSLRILYYEDTVIELDEGMHKGTAAVIRLIAEKVE; this is encoded by the coding sequence ATGATCTATCCAATCATTATCACAACCGTTGGGCTATTTCTGTTAAGCCCAATCGTCTCATCGCAAGGAGAAGGCGAATCTGATTATGATCGCGACATGTATATCTACGGCAAAGAACCCGCTGCCTTCCTCAAGCAGAAGCTGGATGGGTTAAAGAAGGGGAAAGCACTCGTCTTGGCGATGGGGGAAGGACGGAATGCGGTCTATCTTGCCCAAAACGGGTTTGATGTTACAGGCGTAGATATTTCCGAAGTCGCTATCGAAAAATGCAACAAGTTGGCGAAAGAAAGGAACACAACAGTCAACGCTGTCGTTGCCGATCTGACTGACTATGATATGGGTACAGGACAGTTTGACCTAATCACAAAATTCTATTATTACGAACCGTCAATCTTCCCACAAATCATTGACGCGCTCAAACCGGGTGGCATGTTTATCCTTGAGCAGTTCTCAATTGATCACCTCAAATACAGGGAAACCAGCAGCTTTGGTCCAAGAAACCCTGACTACCTCATAAAACCTAACGAACTCTTAGAACACTTCAAGTCGTTACGGATACTCTACTATGAAGACACCGTCATAGAACTTGATGAAGGGATGCACAAAGGAACGGCGGCGGTCATTCGACTCATCGCAGAGAAAGTGGAGTAA
- a CDS encoding MoxR family ATPase: MSPDQSQFHPDSVQLESQYEDFRDTFDRIQREVSRQIVGQREIIEGVLICLMTGGHALLEGVPGLGKTLLIRTLHEVLDLGFSRIQFTPDLMPADIIGTNIVAEDESGRKFFEFQQGPVFANLILADEINRATPKTQSALLEAMQEKSVTVAGTQHKLQRPFFVMATQNPLEMEGTYPLPEAQLDRFFFKLKVEYPSLDELDLVMERTTKREMPLVEKVCDGEQINGLEEIARDILIAEDVRRYALRIVLGTHPESEDAPELTKKYVRYGSSPRGAQALILAGKVRAILDGRYNVARADIQAVALPSLRHRLILSFEGEAEGVDPDQIIKHLLEVTE; this comes from the coding sequence ATGTCACCAGATCAATCCCAATTTCATCCGGATTCAGTGCAACTTGAGAGTCAATACGAGGACTTTCGGGATACCTTCGATCGTATCCAGCGCGAGGTTTCCAGGCAGATTGTTGGACAGCGGGAGATTATTGAGGGTGTGCTAATTTGCCTCATGACGGGCGGACACGCGCTCTTGGAGGGTGTCCCCGGTCTGGGGAAAACGCTACTGATTCGGACACTCCACGAAGTGCTCGATCTCGGATTCTCCCGAATACAGTTTACACCAGATCTGATGCCCGCAGACATCATCGGCACCAACATCGTCGCCGAAGACGAAAGCGGTCGTAAATTCTTTGAATTCCAGCAGGGACCTGTGTTTGCGAATCTGATCCTTGCCGACGAGATTAACCGTGCGACGCCCAAAACACAGTCGGCGCTGCTCGAAGCCATGCAGGAAAAATCTGTGACGGTTGCAGGTACGCAACACAAATTACAGCGACCGTTCTTCGTCATGGCGACGCAAAATCCATTGGAGATGGAGGGCACCTATCCCCTCCCCGAAGCCCAACTGGACAGGTTCTTCTTCAAACTCAAGGTCGAGTATCCGAGCCTTGATGAACTCGATCTCGTTATGGAGCGCACGACGAAGCGGGAGATGCCGCTGGTCGAAAAGGTTTGTGATGGCGAGCAGATCAACGGATTGGAAGAAATCGCGCGTGATATCCTCATTGCAGAAGATGTGCGTAGATATGCCCTCCGCATCGTGTTAGGCACACATCCCGAATCGGAGGACGCGCCAGAACTGACCAAAAAGTATGTCCGATACGGATCAAGCCCCCGCGGCGCGCAAGCGTTAATCCTTGCGGGCAAGGTCAGAGCCATTTTGGATGGGCGCTACAACGTCGCACGGGCAGATATCCAAGCGGTTGCGCTGCCGAGCCTACGCCATCGGCTCATCCTCAGCTTTGAAGGCGAAGCAGAGGGGGTTGACCCTGATCAGATTATTAAGCATCTGTTGGAGGTTACTGAGTAG
- a CDS encoding DUF5320 domain-containing protein, with the protein MIAFNSVILGDEKASEPTTEVLISQIQDLQKEIEALKERISKLESGQKMPSIVPEDLPSVDTIPNMNQLPKGSVEREINGMTYYIIPLQDQSVDK; encoded by the coding sequence TTGATTGCGTTCAATTCCGTAATTTTGGGGGATGAGAAGGCATCTGAACCGACAACGGAAGTGCTCATCTCACAGATCCAAGATCTGCAAAAAGAGATTGAAGCCCTTAAAGAACGTATCAGCAAACTGGAAAGCGGACAAAAGATGCCTTCCATTGTGCCAGAAGACCTACCTTCTGTAGATACAATTCCGAACATGAACCAACTTCCCAAAGGTTCAGTGGAGAGAGAGATCAACGGTATGACCTATTACATTATCCCGTTGCAAGACCAAAGTGTTGATAAATGA